TAATCTAAGCAAAGCCTATCCAAAACAAGCTATTTTGGACGCTTTAGAATCCTTACAGATTGCCCCTAGCAAACGACCTCACGAGATTGATACCCAAGACTATCACCGACTTTTGAAAATTTTATAAAAGGCGGAAATATGGAAGAACAAACTAACCCAAACATACAACCAAACAAAGAAAATCGCGAACCAAACAAGCGTCGTTTCAGACCACGCAAAGACAGAATGGAATCACAAAAGACAGATTCCACAAAAGAAGGCGAAAGCGGGCAAAAGCCACAAAATCGTAACCGCTATAATCCGCGTTTCAAAAAAGATACAGATAAAAACAACACAAATACGCGTGAAAATCGCCCAAAGCAATACAATAAAAACTTTGCAAGCTCAACTACACAGGCTTCTAACCTTGAACTTAGAAAAGCCGTAGAGCTTAATGCAAAAATCCACGAAGACGCGCTTGCTCCGCACTCTAAGATTGAGTTTAACCCCAATGCAAAGGTGCGTATCACGCCAATTGGTGGCTTAGGGGAAATTGGCGGTAATATGACTATTATTGAAACACAAAACTCCGCAATCATCATTGATGCAGGAATGAGCTTCCCAGATGAGAGTATGCACGGCGTGGATATTTTAGTGCCAGATTTTAGCTATTTAGAAGTGATTAAAGATAAGATTGTGGGCATTATTATCACGCACGCCCACGAAGATCATATCGGTGCAATGCCCTATTTGTTTAAAAAATACCAATTCCCAATCTATGGCACAGCTTTGCCTCTAGGACTTATAGGCTCTAAATTTGATGAACACGGACTTAAAAAATTTCGCTCCCTATTCCGCGCAGTAGAAAAGCGCAAGCCTATGAGAATTGGCGAGTTTGAAATTGAATGGATTCACATCACACATTCTATTGTGGATTCTAGTGCTTTAGCGATTAAAACAGAAGCGGGGCTGATTTTCCACACAGGTGATTTTAAAATCGACCACACACCAATTGATGGCTATCCTACTGACTTAAATAGAATTGCGCATTATGGCGAACAAGGCGTTTTATTGCTTCTTAGTGATTCTACAAACTCTCATAAACCCGGTTACACTCCAAGTGAAGCAAGCGTTGGACCAGCTTTTGATTTACTTTTTTCACGCGCTAAGGGACGCGTAATTATGAGCACCTTTAGCTCTAATATTCACCGCGTGTATCAGGCGATCCAACACGGCATTAAATATAATCGCAAAGTCGCGGTTATTGGGCGTTCAATGGAAAAAAACCTAGAAATTGCTAGAACTTTAGGCTATATTGAGCTTCCACAAAATATTTTTATTGAAGCGCACGAAGTGGCAAAATATGGAGATGAAGAGGTGTTAATTGTTACCACAGGCTCACAAGGGGAAACAATGAGTGCTCTCTATCGTATGGCGACAGATGAACATCGCCACATTAAAATTAAACCAACTGATACCATAATCCTTTCAGCAAAAGCAATTCCGGGCAATGAAGGTTCTGTGTCTAACATTTTAAACTTCTTAAACAAAGCAGGGGCAAAAGTATATTACCAAGACTTTAGTGAAATTCACACAAGCGGACACGCCGCTCAAGAGGAGCAAAAGCTAATGCTTCGCCTTGTGAAGCCTAAATTTTTCTTGCCAGTTCACGGAGAATACAATCATATCTTAAAACACAAAGAAACAGCGGTTTCTTGTGGTGTTGATGAACGCAATATTTATCTAATGGAAGATGGCGATCAAATGGAAATTGCACATAACTTTTTACGCAAAGTAAGAAGTGTAAAAACAGGCAAAACTTATATCGACAATCAAGTCAATACTGCGATTGCCAATGATGTGATTTTAGAGCGACAAGACTTAGCAGAAAATGGAATCTTAATTATTTCTGTAGATTTTAACAAAGAGAAAAATTCTATAATTGGCAAACCACGCATCCAAACAATGGGAATTATTGCAAACAAAGAAACACAAGCTTTTAACAAAGAAATTGAAGAGTTTTTCACACTCTTTAGTAAAAATTGTAAAAAAGAGCTTTATAACAGCCAAAAAGCAATGGAAAATGAATTAAGAAATGCCCTAAGAAAACTAATGTTTAAAAAGACTAAAAAATACCCCACAATTTTCCCAATGGTAACACTCATTTAGCCTATACTTTTTAGGCTGTGGGGAAAGGTAAGTAATGATTACTAAAGAAAATCTAAAAGAAGTGCTAGAGATTCTAGGCTTTGAAGCTCTCTCTAGGGGGGGGGCAAAAAGCTAGAATCTAAAAGTATAGATTCTAAAAGTCAAAAATCTCAAAAGATAGAATCTAAAACAATAGAATCTAACAAGCTAGATTCTAAAAATACAAATATCTACACAAAGACCATAAACTCCTACATAATGCAAGTGGATTTTACAAACCAAAGGCTTATTTATCCACAAGGCATAAAGAAACACGACACCACGACTTCAAATTTTTCTCACCCTGAAAATTTTGTCGTGTTTGAATGTGTGCATAGATTATTAGAAAAAGGCTATAAAGCAGAATCTTTAGAGCTAGAGCCAAGATGGCGAGTAGGTGGAGAGCTAAAAGGCGGAAAAGCGGATATTTTAGTGCGTGATAACCAAAATGAAACTTATCTCATTATAGAATGCAAAACCGCAGGGGAAAATAGCAAAACTAAAAGCGAATTTGACAAAGAATACGCGCGAATGCAAATTGATGGCGGGCAGCTTTTTA
The Helicobacter winghamensis ATCC BAA-430 DNA segment above includes these coding regions:
- a CDS encoding ribonuclease J, encoding MEEQTNPNIQPNKENREPNKRRFRPRKDRMESQKTDSTKEGESGQKPQNRNRYNPRFKKDTDKNNTNTRENRPKQYNKNFASSTTQASNLELRKAVELNAKIHEDALAPHSKIEFNPNAKVRITPIGGLGEIGGNMTIIETQNSAIIIDAGMSFPDESMHGVDILVPDFSYLEVIKDKIVGIIITHAHEDHIGAMPYLFKKYQFPIYGTALPLGLIGSKFDEHGLKKFRSLFRAVEKRKPMRIGEFEIEWIHITHSIVDSSALAIKTEAGLIFHTGDFKIDHTPIDGYPTDLNRIAHYGEQGVLLLLSDSTNSHKPGYTPSEASVGPAFDLLFSRAKGRVIMSTFSSNIHRVYQAIQHGIKYNRKVAVIGRSMEKNLEIARTLGYIELPQNIFIEAHEVAKYGDEEVLIVTTGSQGETMSALYRMATDEHRHIKIKPTDTIILSAKAIPGNEGSVSNILNFLNKAGAKVYYQDFSEIHTSGHAAQEEQKLMLRLVKPKFFLPVHGEYNHILKHKETAVSCGVDERNIYLMEDGDQMEIAHNFLRKVRSVKTGKTYIDNQVNTAIANDVILERQDLAENGILIISVDFNKEKNSIIGKPRIQTMGIIANKETQAFNKEIEEFFTLFSKNCKKELYNSQKAMENELRNALRKLMFKKTKKYPTIFPMVTLI